In Nicotiana tabacum cultivar K326 chromosome 2, ASM71507v2, whole genome shotgun sequence, the following proteins share a genomic window:
- the LOC142171362 gene encoding uncharacterized protein LOC142171362, with product MFPSVRLPLGFKTPKFEKYDGHGDPIAHLKRYCNQLRGVEGKEELVMAYFGESLTGVASEWFMDQETSHWHVWDDMAQAFVKQFQYNIDIAPDRNSLSNLKNKPTESFREYAIKWREQAARVKPPIDDHKLITVFLQAQEPYYFQNMMSTVGKSFSEAIKIGEMVENGLKTGKIISQAVLKATTQAVKIESDNFSDTNEKDEETMMTIRSRRGPRTTSRRYEQPHQVSYDSPEHYYPPQNPQYSIAPFQYVVQPPRHPRRRAPAPQNLHQPPQNFQVPYNPQPSQGYRGEQKLKDNFTPIGESYASVFEKLKHYDMIAPIPPNHVDPRARNFDPSKRCEYHSNAQGHNVESCRDLKREIERMIQEKLIVIQDNDTENITQNPLYAHDDAHFVGMMCGDMEYENPLGNLPTEIGEGHGDSDEQICG from the coding sequence atgttcccctctgttcgtttgccacttggtttcaagactcccaaatttgaaaagtatgatggacacggagaccccatagcccacctgaaaaggtattgcaatcaactaagaggtgtGGAGGGAAAAGAAGAACTAGTAATGGCTTATTTCGGGGAAAGCCTGACAggggtagcctctgaatggtttatggatcaagaaacctctcactggcatgtctgggatgacatggcccaggcctttgtcaaacagttccaatacaacatcgatatcgccccagaccgcaattccctttcaaacttgaagaataaaccaactgaaagtttcagggaatatgccattaaatggagagagcaagcggctagagttaagccacccatagATGACCAcaagctaatcactgtcttccttcaggctcaagagccgtattattttcaaaacatgatgtctacagtgggcaaatccttctcggaagcaatcaaaattggggaaatggttgagaatggccttaagacaggcaaaattataagtcaagcagttctcaaagcTACAACTCAGGCTGTAAagattgaatctgataattttagtgacacgaatgagaaggatgaagaaaccatgatgacaataaggtcgagaagaggtcctaggacaacatctcgaaggtatgagcaaccTCATCAGGTTTCCTATGATTCCCctgagcactactatccacctcagaacccacaatactctattgctccatttcagtatgttgtccaaccaccaagacaccccagaaggcgagcaccagccccgcaaaatctccaccagcctccacaaaattttcaagtgccctataacccacaaccgagccaggggtatagaggggaacaaaagttgaaagataattttacaccaataggagagtcctacgCAAgtgtgtttgagaaattaaagcattatgacatgattgcacctattcctccaaatcatgtggacccacgtgcaagaaattttgacccttctaaaaggtgtgaataccattccaatgcccaggggcacaatgttgaaagttgtcgggatttgaaaagagaaatagaaaggatgatccaggaaaaactgATAGTGATCCAAGATAATGACACCGagaatatcacgcagaatcctttatatgcacatgatgatgcacactttgtggggatgatgtgtggtgacatggagtatgagaatcctctcgggaacttgccgactgaaattggagaaggccatggtgattctgatgagcaaatttgtggctaa